A portion of the Oncorhynchus nerka isolate Pitt River linkage group LG27, Oner_Uvic_2.0, whole genome shotgun sequence genome contains these proteins:
- the LOC115116835 gene encoding major histocompatibility complex class I-related gene protein-like has product MGKLSVFLFVLSFCTIVKSGSGSHSLWALATYISGETPFPEFTVVGMLDDVQVTYYDSNMKHFIYRGHNTSDKIHDDEAQDGAYVFGIMYHHMKERYFHLKHHLNLTEGVQVQQRMAGCEMLDNGEPALIMTKNIFNAVFADHAIYYNMTHFTYDAGQLLQGWDGIRQAYQRTVYENFYVPICIRTLKRFLKREKNVVMRKVPPRLRLIKKEVSGGFQVSCLAFGFYPRHINMTLLRDGQPVAEQELTGGEVLPSGDGTYQLRKSLEVSTEELKKRHNYTCTASHLSLDNKLDVSWESGTERVHLSTLSALLVMLLVVILFSIFICVKRRWSNTASQSKLANIDATVSEKTNLSSVSET; this is encoded by the exons ATGGGCAAACTGTCTGTCTTTTTGTTTGTTCTTTCCTTTTGCACCATAGTCAAGTCAG GTTCAGGATCACATTCTCTGTGGGCACTTGCAACATATATAAGTGGAGAGACGCCTTTCCCTGAGTTTACGGTTGTGGGGATGTTGGATGATGTTCAAGTGACTTACTATGACTCCAACATGAAACACTTCATCTACAGGGGTCATAACACCTCAGACAAAATACATGATGACGAAGCTCAGGATGGAGCTTATGTATTCGGAATTATGTACCACCACATGAAAGAGAGATACTTTCACCTAAAGCACCACTTGAATCTCACGGAAGGTGTTCAAGTTCAGCAAAGAATGGCTGGCTGTGAGATGTTGGACAATGGTGAACCAGCCCTGATCATGACAAAGAACATTTTCAATGCAGTTTTTGCAGATCATGCAATATATTACAACATGACACATTTTACATATGATGCTGGTCAACTACTGCAAGGATGGGATGGAATAAGGCAAGCATATCAAAGAACTGTTTATGAGAATTTTTACGTTCCCATTTGCATCAGAACACTGAAGAGATTCCTGAAGAGGGAGAAGAACGTTGTGATGCGTAAAGTTCCTCCCAGACTCAGGTTGATAAAGAAAGAGGTTTCTGGAGGGTTCCAGGTGAGCTGCCTGGCGTTTGGTTTCTACCCCCGCCACATCAACATGACCCTGCTGAGAGACGGCCAGCCAGTGGCAGAACAGGAGCTGACAGGGGGGGAGGTGCTGCCTAGTGGAGATGGGACCTACCAGCTGAGGAAGAGTCTGGAGGTCAGTACTGAGGAGCTAAAGAAGAGACACAACTACACCTGTACTGCCTCTCACCTCAGTCTGGACAACAAGCTGGATGTCAGTTGGGAGTCTGGGACAGAGAGAGTTCACCTATccaccctctcagctctactggtGATGCTGCTGGTTGTTATTCTATTCAGCATTTTCATTTGTGTCAAAAGGAGGTGGAGTAACACTGCCTCACAGTCTAAACTTGCCAACATTGATGCAACAGTGTCAGAGAAAACAAACCTTTCTTCAGTTTCTGAGACCTGA